The genomic interval AAGGAACGAAAAGAGAAAGAACATGAAATCAATAACGTCATAAGCAGGCTTTATATGGCGACGGCCGGTTTCAACGAGGCACGGGTCATGTTCTTTACGCCCGGTATGATTCCGGGCTTTGGTATGGCGGGAGGATTCGAACTAAAACTTGAGGATAAAACAGGCGGCGATATCAAAGTATTTGAACAGAATGCCAACCGTTTTCTGGATGAACTCCGAAAGCGCCCGGAAATTCAATATGCCACAACCGCCTTCAATACCAATTTCCCGCAATATCAGGTCGATGTCAACGCCGACAGGTGCAAGCAGTCGGGATTATCCGTAAGTTCGGTATTATCGGCATTGCAGGGATATGTCGGAGGGTATTACACATCGGACTTCAATCGTTTCGGGAAGCAGTATCGCGTTTTGTTGCAATCCGAGCCCCAATATCGCGGCAACCCGGAAGACATGAACAATATTTTCATACGAACATCGTCAGGCGATATGGCTCCGATTACGGAGTTTATCTCGTTCAGACGTGTTTATGGCCCGGAGAGTCTTACACGATTCAATATGTACACATCGATTTCGGTTAACGGCGGACCCAATCCGGGATTCAGTTCCGGGCAGGCTATCAATGCAGTTAAGGAAATCGCTGCGCAAACATTACCGCAAGGTTATGGATATGAGTTTTCAGGTTCCACCCGGGAAGAAATTGTCTCGGGAAGCAAGTCCAAGCTGATATTTATTCTGAGTCTTATTTTCGTTTACTTTTTGCTGTGCGCCAAGTATGAAAGCTTTATTCTGCCGTTCTCCATTATTTTAACACTTCCCATCGGTATATCGGGCTCTTTCATATTTGCATGGATGATGGGCGTGGAAAACAATATCTATCTCCAGATTTCTTTGATAATGCTCATCGGTTTACTGGCGAAAAACGCTATTCTGATAGTGGAATTCGCTTTGCAGCGCCGTCGTGCCGGAATGACCATCGTGCAGTCGGCAATCAATGGAGCAACCGCCCGGTTACGCCCGATTCTGATGACATCGTTCTCGTTTATCGTGAGTCTGATTCCGTTGGTTATCAGCGCCGGTATAGGCGCTAACGGAAACCATTCCATAGGAGCCGGCGCGGTTGGCGGTATGCTGGTTGGAACAATGATCGGGATTCTGGTTATACCGGTCTTGTTTGTGATTTTCCAAAATATCCAGGAAATGCTCAGAAAGCCTTAACACAGGGATGACCGACGCCGGATAATCGGCAGAACAATTGCATGTTTTAACAGACAAGAATATTTATGAAAATACGTTATGAAATCATACTCCTCACGCTCTCGTTAACCGTAGCACTCGCCGGATGCGGAACGACACGGTGCCTGCCGCCTCAGGCTGTTGAAACCGACGGTCTTTTTGGCAATACACCGTCCACGGGAACGACATCATTGGCGGATATGCCATGGAACGGGCTGTTCGCTGACGAGCATCTGCAACAACTCATCGGAGAGGGGCTTGAGCACAATTTCGACCTGCAGATTGCTGTACAGAAAGTTGCTGAAGCCGAGGCGTATCTTCAACAGAGCACGGCTGCGCTACTGCCGGATTTAACGGCGGCAGGCGCAGGAACGTATAATCGGAATTCCGAATCGATCAATCCGGACGGCCCTCGCGAAAGTAATTATTATAAACTGGGATTAGAGTCGAGCTGGGAAGTGGATATCTGGGGTAAGCTGCGAAGTACCAAGCGGGCATATTACGCCAATTTCCTCTATTCCGATGCGGGCAGAAAAGCGGTACAGACCCGTTTGATAGCCGATATCGCCAGCGCATACTATCACCTTCTGGCATTGGACGCCCAGTTGGCGATTACCAGAGAAACGGTGCAGAACTACATCGATCTGGTCGCCACCATGACAGCGATGAAAGAAAGCGGTAAAGTAACCGGCGCCGCGGTGATGCAAAGTGAAGCGATGCGGTATGCCGCCGAAGTAACTATCCCCGATATACAACAGGAAATTCTGGAAACCCAGAATACGCTTTGCTTCCTCGTGGGGCGCAACGGAGGGTCTGCCATCGAACGGGGAACAATCGAAAAACAACCCCCGGTGCCGGTTATGAAAATCGGCATTCCGGCCATGCTGCTCGAAAACCGTCCCGATGTCATGGAAGCGAAATTCCTGGTTATCAAGGCATATGAAATGACTAAAAACGCTCATGCAAATTTCTATCCTTCACTGACTATTACCGCATCGAGCGGACTTGCGGCGGTTAAACTGGATGAATTATTTGATCCGGGTTCGTTTGCCGCAAACATTGTTGGCGGACTGGCACAGCCTGTTTTCGATAAAAAAGCAAATATCACCAGATTGAAAGTTGCCAGAGCGCAACAGGAAGAGGCTTTACTGAATTTCAAGAGTACTCTGTTAAACGCGGGAAATGAGGTTCAGAATGCGCTGGGTTCATACCAGTCTTCTGTCAGCAAGGCACAGCTCCGGGGATCGCAGCTCGAGGCGTTGATTCAATCGGTCGATTACACGAAAGAATTGCTTACCTACGGCTCCGCAAACTATACGGAAGTACTCAATGCTCAACAGAGCTTGTTATCCGCACGGCTGAGCAGTGTCAACGACCGTCAGCAACAACTGAGAGCTGTCGTTTCTCTTTATCGCTCGCTTGGCGGGGGCTGGAAACAGTAATTATGCAATACCATTATCATCCAAGACTGATGTTAAGTCAGCATTGACAGTCTCTTCCTTTATCGCGCTCTTTTATACTAATATTTCTGGCAGGTTCATCTTTTATCAGACAGATGAACCTTTTTTTATTCCTCAATTTCCTCAAAACATGTACGCTATAAGCGGTATCAATACTGCTCCGGCGAATAAATAATGATACTGATATTTGGAATAGATGCCGAAACAAGTTCGGCATGACACAATCTTATGTCACTGTTTAACCACCGAAGCAATAACTCTGTGAAAAATATTCATTATCGAAAATCATCACAGTGTTTGCCGTTCTTTTCATTTCCTTCTGTGTTTGTCATACCTGTCGTTAATGGGCTGTCGCTTGTAAAAACAATCAAGAGAAACAAAGAATTATAAACCTACAGAGGAAAATTCTCTCAAAAGATGCCAGTCCCGAAGAAAACGAAAAGGCGTTGAAACCTGGAGCCTTGTTCTCTCCTGCGAAACCACATTTTATGCCATCGAAAATTCCGGAGGTTATTGACGAGGTTCTGATGGAAAGGAAATGACGAAGAGGGGGAACGGATACGATGAAAACCATCGTATGGTTTGGCTGTTTTTTTGGGGCACATGGCAGAGTGTATCTGCCAGGAAATGTAAGGCGGTACTGTCAGGCTGATGACAATGTGTCCACTGTGAATTGAATTCCGGTAACAGCTTGTCATGGTATAACACATTGTTATTTAATAGATATAGTAATTGTTGAATAAATGGGCAGGAAAAGAAAGGGGAGTATTCATTCACTATTTCGCTTGACTTGGTTAGAATACAATGTTTTATTAAAACACGGTTTATCACAGAACTGTCCGGTTAAATTTTAAAAAAGCCCCCTTTCTGTCACTTCGTGACATCCTTCCCCCTCAAGAGGGCAGGACATAACTGCAAGCACCACAATCTGTTGCCCCCTCCGGGGAAACAGGCGCGTAAGCGCTGAAGGGGGCTGTTGTAAATAATAAGAGATATTACATCGGGAATTGTGCAGATTCATTGAAAACCATAACGTTTACAATACATTATACAAATTGAAATGTAATTTAACCGGACACTGTTGAGTTTATCACATTATTTATGGTATTATGTGCTTCTCTCTTTATCATGCAAGGTATTTGACAAGTCATTCCGGTTTATACTACTGCCCCCTTTTCCACATTCCCTTTTCCCCGGAGGGCACGGGAAGTCGTTGCGCCACAGTAATATCCAGCCAGCCCGAAGGGCAGGAAGGGGGCTTTGAGAAATAAATGCAACTTATTGATAATTCGCTCACCACAAAATTAATTATTAAAGGTACCCATATTTCAAATTCGAATCGCCTCCTGAGTTATTTTGAGGTCAGGTTATGAAGTATTCCATGATTTGACCGATTTTTTGAAGCGTACTTTATCCCATGGCTTCTCATTAAAACATGGGATATTATCGTATCATAGCTAGTGGAGTGACATTCTTCTTCCAAGACAAAAACAGATTGTATTCATGGGTTTATTATAATGGCAGATACGAAAAAAACAAAAGCTCAGCTTATTACCGAACTGCAAGAACTGCGAAAAATAATTGCTGAAGGAACATCTGAAAGAAGAAAGAGGAAATCGAAAGAATGTTCCGATGAAGAAAATATTACAAAGATTTGGGAGACCTATGAACACAGTCCGATACCAACTCTTGTAATCAGCACGCAGGAGAAGGTTATCCGTTATAATAATGCCATGAAAAAGCTGTCCGGGTATTCTCACAGGGAAGTTCCTGATAGAGAAGCATGG from bacterium carries:
- a CDS encoding efflux transporter outer membrane subunit → MKIRYEIILLTLSLTVALAGCGTTRCLPPQAVETDGLFGNTPSTGTTSLADMPWNGLFADEHLQQLIGEGLEHNFDLQIAVQKVAEAEAYLQQSTAALLPDLTAAGAGTYNRNSESINPDGPRESNYYKLGLESSWEVDIWGKLRSTKRAYYANFLYSDAGRKAVQTRLIADIASAYYHLLALDAQLAITRETVQNYIDLVATMTAMKESGKVTGAAVMQSEAMRYAAEVTIPDIQQEILETQNTLCFLVGRNGGSAIERGTIEKQPPVPVMKIGIPAMLLENRPDVMEAKFLVIKAYEMTKNAHANFYPSLTITASSGLAAVKLDELFDPGSFAANIVGGLAQPVFDKKANITRLKVARAQQEEALLNFKSTLLNAGNEVQNALGSYQSSVSKAQLRGSQLEALIQSVDYTKELLTYGSANYTEVLNAQQSLLSARLSSVNDRQQQLRAVVSLYRSLGGGWKQ
- a CDS encoding efflux RND transporter permease subunit; translation: KERKEKEHEINNVISRLYMATAGFNEARVMFFTPGMIPGFGMAGGFELKLEDKTGGDIKVFEQNANRFLDELRKRPEIQYATTAFNTNFPQYQVDVNADRCKQSGLSVSSVLSALQGYVGGYYTSDFNRFGKQYRVLLQSEPQYRGNPEDMNNIFIRTSSGDMAPITEFISFRRVYGPESLTRFNMYTSISVNGGPNPGFSSGQAINAVKEIAAQTLPQGYGYEFSGSTREEIVSGSKSKLIFILSLIFVYFLLCAKYESFILPFSIILTLPIGISGSFIFAWMMGVENNIYLQISLIMLIGLLAKNAILIVEFALQRRRAGMTIVQSAINGATARLRPILMTSFSFIVSLIPLVISAGIGANGNHSIGAGAVGGMLVGTMIGILVIPVLFVIFQNIQEMLRKP